A genomic segment from Salvelinus sp. IW2-2015 unplaced genomic scaffold, ASM291031v2 Un_scaffold1406, whole genome shotgun sequence encodes:
- the LOC112070731 gene encoding uncharacterized protein isoform X2 produces MVWCSVPGCGNYKQAQAAGVTFHRLPVRDITRSRQWLAAIKNAAYDVNTALDKYPNVRVCSQHFQPEHFETDLKSQLMGLPGRRTLKSEAIPSIFPFPSKRKASDQPTSAQQKRSRAEYLKSIEALITPEVAPILPGRKNKGVLTRPRVQDSGTSIDITPESADVCVNRVCLLQLFLLCERCGCDCDARIQDELGCFSVVQTCPFCSHHRKWMSQPSFAQETCGLNEEAVGETLSQPCEDRDPDQENICLTMEITEELCEHDSQSSDEESEEDEKPKKRNKQERSDETEWEPSDEEDIVMDSDSSEDLETAGSSGLTEKADVDNSQRGIEKDERLVEWCTDCGAEPVLACTTQRHKNLYACGVCVSEVQQAVGFDRFYMQFEDPDSFKEHVRREHNTQPPSLLCTDCGIFPHKKDHGVSTRSRNSAV; encoded by the exons atGGTGTGGTGCTCAGTACCTGGATGTGGGAACTACAAGCAAGCACAGGCTGCTGGGGTAACGTTTCATCGGTTACCTGTCAGAGATATTACTCGTAGTCGACAGTGGCTGGCGGCAATAAAGAACGCAGCCTATGATGTGAATACTGCACTGGATAAATATCCAAATGTCCGTGTTTGTAGCCAGCACTTTCAGCCAGAGCATTTCGAAACGGACCTGAAGTCTCAACTGATGGGGTTGCCAGGTCGTCGCACGTTGAAAAGTGAAGCTATTCCATCGATTTTCCCCTTCCCTTCAAAGAGGAAGGCATCCGATCAGCCAACATCAGCGCAGCAGAAAAGAAGTCGAGCTGAG TATCTGAAGAGTATTGAAGCTCTCATCACACCAGAG GTGGCTCCAATATTGCCTGGAAGGAAGAACAAAG GTGTTCTGACCCGTCCCCGTGTCCAAGATTCTGGAACCAGCATTGACATTACACCTGA GagtgcagatgtgtgtgtgaacagagtCTGTCTGCTGCAGCTCTTCCTGCTCTGCGAGAGGTGTGGCTGCGACTGTGATGCCAGGATCCAGGATGAACTGGGTTGCTTCTCTGTCGTTCAGACGTGCCCGTTCTGCAGTCACCACAGGAAATGGATGAGCCAGCCCTCTTTTGCCCAGGAAACCTGTGGATTGAATGAAGAG GCGGTTGGAGAGACATTGTCCCAGCCATGTGAAGATAGAGACCCAGACCAAGAGAACATTTGCTTGACTATGGAAATCACTGAGGAGTTGTGTGAACATGATTCTCagtcctcggacgaggagagtgaggaggacgAAAAGCCCAAGAAACGGAATAAGCAGGAGAGATCAGATGAGACCGAGTGGGAGCCGTCTGATGAGGAAGACATTGTAATGGACTCTGATTCTTCTGAGGATTTGGAAACGGCAGGTTCCTCTGGTCTAACAGAAAAGGCCGACGTTGATAATTCTCAGAGRGGaatagagaaagatgagagactTGTGGAGTGGTGTACTGACTGTGGAGCCGAGCCCGTACTCGCCTGCACCACACAGCGCCATAAGAAYCTGTacgcctgtggtgtgtgtgtgagtgaggtccAACAAGCTGTTGGATTTGACCGATTCTACATGCAGTTCGAGGACCCGGACAGCTTCAAGGAACATGTACGAcgggaacacaacacacaacctccATCCTTGCTCTGTACAGACTGCGGCATCTTTCCTCACAAAAAGGACCATGGTGTGAGCACAAGATCAAGAAATTCCGCTGTGTAG
- the LOC112070731 gene encoding uncharacterized protein isoform X1 — translation MPVWCSVPYCANYKQAQKEGVILHSLPTGDIPRCRKWLASIKNNIYNVNTPVAKYQNIRVCSQHFRPEDYLRDYQSELMGKPNRRQLKSDAIPSVFSFTTKRKTSDQPTPAQKKRSRLEYLKSIEALITPEVAPILPGRKNKGVLTRPRVQDSGTSIDITPESADVCVNRVCLLQLFLLCERCGCDCDARIQDELGCFSVVQTCPFCSHHRKWMSQPSFAQETCGLNEEAVGETLSQPCEDRDPDQENICLTMEITEELCEHDSQSSDEESEEDEKPKKRNKQERSDETEWEPSDEEDIVMDSDSSEDLETAGSSGLTEKADVDNSQRGIEKDERLVEWCTDCGAEPVLACTTQRHKNLYACGVCVSEVQQAVGFDRFYMQFEDPDSFKEHVRREHNTQPPSLLCTDCGIFPHKKDHGVSTRSRNSAV, via the exons ATGCCCGTGTGGTGTTCTGTACCGTActgtgctaattacaaacaagcSCAAAAAGAAGGAGTAATCTTRCACAGTTTACCTACSGGAGATATACCCCGATGCCGTAAATGGCTCGCGTCTATCAAGAATAATATTTACAATGTCAACACACCAGTGGCCAAGTATCAAAACATCCGCGTCTGTAGTCAACATTTTCGTCCAGAAGATTATTTGAGGGATTATCAATCTGAATTGATGGGGAAGCCAAATCGACGGCAGCTAAAAAGYGACGCGATACCATCGGTGTTTTCCTTCACAACAAAACGGAAGACATCCGATCAACCAACACCAGCACAGAAGAAAAGATCTCGATTAGAG TATCTGAAGAGTATTGAAGCTCTCATCACACCAGAG GTGGCTCCAATATTGCCTGGAAGGAAGAACAAAG GTGTTCTGACCCGTCCCCGTGTCCAAGATTCTGGAACCAGCATTGACATTACACCTGA GagtgcagatgtgtgtgtgaacagagtCTGTCTGCTGCAGCTCTTCCTGCTCTGCGAGAGGTGTGGCTGCGACTGTGATGCCAGGATCCAGGATGAACTGGGTTGCTTCTCTGTCGTTCAGACGTGCCCGTTCTGCAGTCACCACAGGAAATGGATGAGCCAGCCCTCTTTTGCCCAGGAAACCTGTGGATTGAATGAAGAG GCGGTTGGAGAGACATTGTCCCAGCCATGTGAAGATAGAGACCCAGACCAAGAGAACATTTGCTTGACTATGGAAATCACTGAGGAGTTGTGTGAACATGATTCTCagtcctcggacgaggagagtgaggaggacgAAAAGCCCAAGAAACGGAATAAGCAGGAGAGATCAGATGAGACCGAGTGGGAGCCGTCTGATGAGGAAGACATTGTAATGGACTCTGATTCTTCTGAGGATTTGGAAACGGCAGGTTCCTCTGGTCTAACAGAAAAGGCCGACGTTGATAATTCTCAGAGRGGaatagagaaagatgagagactTGTGGAGTGGTGTACTGACTGTGGAGCCGAGCCCGTACTCGCCTGCACCACACAGCGCCATAAGAAYCTGTacgcctgtggtgtgtgtgtgagtgaggtccAACAAGCTGTTGGATTTGACCGATTCTACATGCAGTTCGAGGACCCGGACAGCTTCAAGGAACATGTACGAcgggaacacaacacacaacctccATCCTTGCTCTGTACAGACTGCGGCATCTTTCCTCACAAAAAGGACCATGGTGTGAGCACAAGATCAAGAAATTCCGCTGTGTAG
- the LOC112070732 gene encoding zinc finger protein 420-like isoform X2: MLSSVSLRAHIASIIEVLSKTAVAEIXKVVDDGIVVLRVEMCRRENEINVLKNNVQQLDSELXRARGIQPRKRIHHGRSVAAENLGRKGTGKSGTTSVRRTSLEKLQPEGDGNGKDEAVGPADETLVKIEPGGEDEQEEQTTRRKYKYRLEAELSTYZRDSQTWMSSTQEDNDMETNSLCLPDHSPGTSGMTAASCSNVSLPGKPYLESNVREDMILQLRQQQXYRQSDALRRTSDGTVXSNPDPQSEFGFGPNYNSARRARTKRFFQVNKHFICTLCGKSFERYSHLERHLRIHTGEKPYSCDLCGRCFNQKGSLKGHLKTHRVSMDGLANNEEKPPLDRRQTEEERCNGKDEVFQTAPQMPMKSEPGEEKDAFQTLDPKAEEQTAGRAEQQLDEELSMYERDSQPWMSGPQADNDMETSNSEYFSSSGQNSQCLTDHSPVLPVPGMVEASCSSGSFPGKPYVDVSEDMILQLRQKHYGSSDTLLIASDGTVQPNSRVMDGASLXHPPIFSSFPERKVKTFQGVTKDKKCFICSFCGKVFERVGHLERHQRIHTGEKPYSCDICGRCFNQKGSLKGHLKTHRDGADMLTGQPPLDDKKPDVYPRPSEYPEEPRDHPTSAEAQPGSGYSEEEEEEEGRGQGLVGEAEKEKQFESQILSQSGPPHQQSTERPGYQDDPEYVMDERESQLCRSFTERHSDTASGSLHPGCSSDVTKQQNSHPVSPSVKYHHSPFDGLHHHHGFYTSASREVELGDVSFQEEKDKLDVIEQEQYAGMVLHARNREDGDGTILPRFQNRVPLPQLPVEEETAMSAYITEPNYSQEGILFALGIDSFDSTEGASATTDDTRNRCFICSFCGKSFDRHSHFERHLHTHTGEKPYSCEICGKTFTQKSSLKAHQRLHTG; encoded by the exons ATGTTGAGCAGTGTTTCTCTCCGGGCTCAYATCGCTTCCATCATAGAGGTACTTTCTAAAACTGCGGTTGCAGAAATTYGCAAAGTAGTCGACGATGGCATAGTTGTGTTACGTGTAGAAATGTGTCGACGGGAAAATGAAATCAACGTCCTGAAAAATAATGTACAACAACTTGACAGCGAGCTTCYAAGAGCTCGAGGGATTCAACCTCGAAAACGCATCCATCATGGTCGATCAGTCGCTGCTGAGAATCTTGGGAGAAAAG GGACTGGTAAAAGCGGTACCACTTCTGTGAGGAGGACCTCACTTGAAAAACTGCAGCCTGAGGGAGATGGTAACGGAAAGGATGAAGCCGTTGGACCTGCGGATGAGACTCTGGTCAAGATTGAGCCGGGAGGGGAGGATGAACAGGAAGAGCAGACTACAAGGAGAAAATACAAGTATCGTCTTGAAGCTGAACTGTCAACGTACSAGAGAGACAGCCAGACGTGGATGTCCAGTACACAAGAAGACAATGATATGGAGACAAACTCACTGTGTCTCCCCGATCACTCTCCTGGAACTTCCGGAATGACGGCAGCATCATGCAGCAATGTTTCATTACCAGGGAAACCATATTTGGAGTCTAATGTCAGAGAGGATATGATTTTACAGCTCAGACAGCAACAACYTTATCGGCAGTCAGACGCGCTCAGGAGAACAAGCGACGGCACAGTAKAGTCAAATCCAGACCCTCAAAGTGAATTCGGTTTTGGCCCGAATTATAATTCGGCAAGGAGAGCGAGGACCAAGAGATTTTTCCAGGTTAATAAACACTTCATTTGCACactgtgtggaaagagttttgaaCGTTACAGTCATCTMGAAAGGCATCTACGAATTCATACGGGTGAGAAACCGTACAGCTGTGACTTATGTGGAAGGTGTTTCAACCAGAAGGGTAGCCTCAAAGGGCATCTGAAGACTCACAGAG TATCGATGGACGGACTAGCTAACAACGAAGAGAAGCCTCCCCTGGATAGACGTCAGACTGAGGAAGAGCGTTGCAACGGAAAGGACGAAGTGTTCCAAACTGCTCCTCAGATGCCTATGAAGTCTGAGCCAGGGGAGGAGAAGGATGCATTCCAGACACTAGATCCTAAAGCAGAAGAACAGACTGCAGGGAGAGCAGAACAGCAACTGGATGAGGAATTGTCGATGTACGAGAGAGACAGCCAGCCGTGGATGTCCGGTCCACAAGCAGACAACGATATGGAGACGAGCAATTCAGAATATTTCAGCAGTTCAGGTCAGAACTCCCAGTGTCTCACTGATCactctcctgtacttcctgtcccAGGAATGGTGGAGGCGTCATGCAGCAGTGGTTCATTTCCAGGGAAACCATATGTAGATGTCAGCGAGGATATGATTTTACAGCTCAGGCAGAAACATTATGGATCTTCAGACACACTCTTGATAGCAAGTGACGGTACAGTACAGCCAAACTCACGGGTCATGGACGGGGCTTCTCTGAKCCATCCTCCCATCTTCTCCAGTTTTCCGGAAAGGAAAGTGAAAACCTTCCAAGGAGTCACCAAGGACAAGAAGTGCTTCATCTGCTCATTCTGTGGGAAAGTTTTTGAGCGTGTTGGTCATCTGGAAAGGCACCAGAGAATTCATACGGGTGAGAAACCGTATAGTTGTGACATATGTGGAAGGTGTTTCAACCAGAAGGGTAGCCTCAAAGGGCATCTAAAGACACACAGAG ACGGTGCTGACATGCTAACGGGTCAACCTCCGCTAGATGATAAAAAGCCTGACGTTTATCCTAGACCCTCGGAGTACCCAGAAGAACCGAGGGATCATCCCACATCTGCTGAAGCACAGCCTGGCTCCGGGtacagtgaggaggaggaggaggaggagggcagggggCAGGGGTTGGTGGgggaagcagagaaagagaagcagTTTGAATCCCAGATACTCAGTCAGTCAGGACCTCCACACCAACAAAGCACAGAGCGACCAGGTTACCAGGACGACCCAGAGTATGTCATGGATGAGAGGGAGAGTCAGCTGTGTAGATCTTTCACAGAGAGGCACAGTGATACTGCGTCTGGATCACTACATCCAGGTTGCTCCTCCGATGTGACAAAGCAGCAGAACTCCCATCCTGTTTCACCCAGTGTCAAATACCATCACAGTCCTTTTGATGGACTGCACCACCACCACGGGTTCTATACGTCAGCTTCTAGAGAGGTGGAACTGGGAGACGTGTCTTTTCAGGAAGAGAAAGACAAGTTGGATGTGATTGAGCAAGAGCAGTATGCGGGGATGGTTCTACACGCAAGGAACAGGGAGGATGGTGATGGGACAATACTACCCAGGTTTCAGAACCGGGTACCACTGCCACAACTACCTGTAGAGGAGGAAACGGCAATGAGCGCTTACATCACAGAACCAAACTACAGTCAAGAGGGGATTTTATTTGCCCTTGGCATAGACAGTTTTGACAGTACAGAGGGAGCCAGTGCCACTACAGACGACACAAGAAATAGATGTTTCATATGCTCCTTTTGTGGAAAGAGTTTTGATCGCCATAGTCATTTTGAAAGACACCTGCACACTCATACTGGTGAGAAGCCCTACAGCTGTGAGATATGTGGTAAGACCTTCACTCAGAAGAGCAGCCTGAAAGCTCATCAGAGACTTCATACAGGTTAA
- the LOC112070732 gene encoding zinc finger protein 420-like isoform X1: protein MLSSVSLRAHIASIIEVLSKTAVAEIXKVVDDGIVVLRVEMCRRENEINVLKNNVQQLDSELXRARGIQPRKRIHHGRSVAAENLGRKGTGKSGTTSVRRTSLEKLQPEGDGNGKDEAVGPADETLVKIEPGGEDEQEEQTTRRKYKYRLEAELSTYZRDSQTWMSSTQEDNDMETNSLCLPDHSPGTSGMTAASCSNVSLPGKPYLESNVREDMILQLRQQQXYRQSDALRRTSDGTVXSNPDPQSEFGFGPNYNSARRARTKRFFQVNKHFICTLCGKSFERYSHLERHLRIHTGEKPYSCDLCGRCFNQKGSLKGHLKTHRVSMDGLANNEEKPPLDRRQTEEERCNGKDEVFQTAPQMPMKSEPGEEKDAFQTLDPKAEEQTAGRAEQQLDEELSMYERDSQPWMSGPQADNDMETSNSEYFSSSGQNSQCLTDHSPVLPVPGMVEASCSSGSFPGKPYVDVSEDMILQLRQKHYGSSDTLLIASDGTVQPNSRVMDGASLXHPPIFSSFPERKVKTFQGVTKDKKCFICSFCGKVFERVGHLERHQRIHTGEKPYSCDICGRCFNQKGSLKGHLKTHRADGADMLTGQPPLDDKKPDVYPRPSEYPEEPRDHPTSAEAQPGSGYSEEEEEEEGRGQGLVGEAEKEKQFESQILSQSGPPHQQSTERPGYQDDPEYVMDERESQLCRSFTERHSDTASGSLHPGCSSDVTKQQNSHPVSPSVKYHHSPFDGLHHHHGFYTSASREVELGDVSFQEEKDKLDVIEQEQYAGMVLHARNREDGDGTILPRFQNRVPLPQLPVEEETAMSAYITEPNYSQEGILFALGIDSFDSTEGASATTDDTRNRCFICSFCGKSFDRHSHFERHLHTHTGEKPYSCEICGKTFTQKSSLKAHQRLHTG, encoded by the exons ATGTTGAGCAGTGTTTCTCTCCGGGCTCAYATCGCTTCCATCATAGAGGTACTTTCTAAAACTGCGGTTGCAGAAATTYGCAAAGTAGTCGACGATGGCATAGTTGTGTTACGTGTAGAAATGTGTCGACGGGAAAATGAAATCAACGTCCTGAAAAATAATGTACAACAACTTGACAGCGAGCTTCYAAGAGCTCGAGGGATTCAACCTCGAAAACGCATCCATCATGGTCGATCAGTCGCTGCTGAGAATCTTGGGAGAAAAG GGACTGGTAAAAGCGGTACCACTTCTGTGAGGAGGACCTCACTTGAAAAACTGCAGCCTGAGGGAGATGGTAACGGAAAGGATGAAGCCGTTGGACCTGCGGATGAGACTCTGGTCAAGATTGAGCCGGGAGGGGAGGATGAACAGGAAGAGCAGACTACAAGGAGAAAATACAAGTATCGTCTTGAAGCTGAACTGTCAACGTACSAGAGAGACAGCCAGACGTGGATGTCCAGTACACAAGAAGACAATGATATGGAGACAAACTCACTGTGTCTCCCCGATCACTCTCCTGGAACTTCCGGAATGACGGCAGCATCATGCAGCAATGTTTCATTACCAGGGAAACCATATTTGGAGTCTAATGTCAGAGAGGATATGATTTTACAGCTCAGACAGCAACAACYTTATCGGCAGTCAGACGCGCTCAGGAGAACAAGCGACGGCACAGTAKAGTCAAATCCAGACCCTCAAAGTGAATTCGGTTTTGGCCCGAATTATAATTCGGCAAGGAGAGCGAGGACCAAGAGATTTTTCCAGGTTAATAAACACTTCATTTGCACactgtgtggaaagagttttgaaCGTTACAGTCATCTMGAAAGGCATCTACGAATTCATACGGGTGAGAAACCGTACAGCTGTGACTTATGTGGAAGGTGTTTCAACCAGAAGGGTAGCCTCAAAGGGCATCTGAAGACTCACAGAG TATCGATGGACGGACTAGCTAACAACGAAGAGAAGCCTCCCCTGGATAGACGTCAGACTGAGGAAGAGCGTTGCAACGGAAAGGACGAAGTGTTCCAAACTGCTCCTCAGATGCCTATGAAGTCTGAGCCAGGGGAGGAGAAGGATGCATTCCAGACACTAGATCCTAAAGCAGAAGAACAGACTGCAGGGAGAGCAGAACAGCAACTGGATGAGGAATTGTCGATGTACGAGAGAGACAGCCAGCCGTGGATGTCCGGTCCACAAGCAGACAACGATATGGAGACGAGCAATTCAGAATATTTCAGCAGTTCAGGTCAGAACTCCCAGTGTCTCACTGATCactctcctgtacttcctgtcccAGGAATGGTGGAGGCGTCATGCAGCAGTGGTTCATTTCCAGGGAAACCATATGTAGATGTCAGCGAGGATATGATTTTACAGCTCAGGCAGAAACATTATGGATCTTCAGACACACTCTTGATAGCAAGTGACGGTACAGTACAGCCAAACTCACGGGTCATGGACGGGGCTTCTCTGAKCCATCCTCCCATCTTCTCCAGTTTTCCGGAAAGGAAAGTGAAAACCTTCCAAGGAGTCACCAAGGACAAGAAGTGCTTCATCTGCTCATTCTGTGGGAAAGTTTTTGAGCGTGTTGGTCATCTGGAAAGGCACCAGAGAATTCATACGGGTGAGAAACCGTATAGTTGTGACATATGTGGAAGGTGTTTCAACCAGAAGGGTAGCCTCAAAGGGCATCTAAAGACACACAGAG CAGACGGTGCTGACATGCTAACGGGTCAACCTCCGCTAGATGATAAAAAGCCTGACGTTTATCCTAGACCCTCGGAGTACCCAGAAGAACCGAGGGATCATCCCACATCTGCTGAAGCACAGCCTGGCTCCGGGtacagtgaggaggaggaggaggaggagggcagggggCAGGGGTTGGTGGgggaagcagagaaagagaagcagTTTGAATCCCAGATACTCAGTCAGTCAGGACCTCCACACCAACAAAGCACAGAGCGACCAGGTTACCAGGACGACCCAGAGTATGTCATGGATGAGAGGGAGAGTCAGCTGTGTAGATCTTTCACAGAGAGGCACAGTGATACTGCGTCTGGATCACTACATCCAGGTTGCTCCTCCGATGTGACAAAGCAGCAGAACTCCCATCCTGTTTCACCCAGTGTCAAATACCATCACAGTCCTTTTGATGGACTGCACCACCACCACGGGTTCTATACGTCAGCTTCTAGAGAGGTGGAACTGGGAGACGTGTCTTTTCAGGAAGAGAAAGACAAGTTGGATGTGATTGAGCAAGAGCAGTATGCGGGGATGGTTCTACACGCAAGGAACAGGGAGGATGGTGATGGGACAATACTACCCAGGTTTCAGAACCGGGTACCACTGCCACAACTACCTGTAGAGGAGGAAACGGCAATGAGCGCTTACATCACAGAACCAAACTACAGTCAAGAGGGGATTTTATTTGCCCTTGGCATAGACAGTTTTGACAGTACAGAGGGAGCCAGTGCCACTACAGACGACACAAGAAATAGATGTTTCATATGCTCCTTTTGTGGAAAGAGTTTTGATCGCCATAGTCATTTTGAAAGACACCTGCACACTCATACTGGTGAGAAGCCCTACAGCTGTGAGATATGTGGTAAGACCTTCACTCAGAAGAGCAGCCTGAAAGCTCATCAGAGACTTCATACAGGTTAA